From the Pseudomonas sp. SORT22 genome, one window contains:
- a CDS encoding FecR family protein, whose amino-acid sequence MNGHQEFSPQVAEQAVHWLIELQGGALDARQQQALQQWLQADDNHQRAWEHIQRVNQRLRGLSSPLAHAALQAPRSASRRRALKTLLILGVGSASGLALQQHNPLPTLLADYRSPVGERRRLALDDGSLLQLNTRSAADVRFDASQRLVHLLEGELQLTVAGDSRPLQLRSEHGLLNLGNGRYNLRQFAGYSQLAVFEGSVSLAGNRLGAGQQARFNGPHWQASQALDSNLGAWVDGMLVAAHMPLGAFLDELGRYRRGQLNCAPEVASLLISGSYPLADSERILDLLEVALPVRVRRFTRYWVTVEARA is encoded by the coding sequence GTGAACGGCCATCAGGAGTTTTCCCCGCAGGTGGCCGAACAGGCCGTGCACTGGCTGATCGAGCTGCAGGGCGGCGCCCTCGATGCGCGTCAGCAACAGGCCCTGCAGCAATGGTTGCAGGCCGACGACAACCACCAGCGCGCCTGGGAGCACATCCAGCGGGTCAACCAGCGTTTGCGCGGCTTATCCTCGCCCCTGGCCCACGCCGCGTTGCAGGCGCCACGTTCGGCCAGCCGCCGCCGGGCGCTGAAAACCCTGCTGATCCTCGGGGTCGGCAGCGCCAGCGGCCTGGCCTTGCAGCAGCACAACCCGTTGCCGACATTGCTCGCCGATTACCGCAGCCCGGTCGGCGAACGCCGGCGCCTGGCTCTGGACGACGGCAGCCTGCTGCAGCTCAACACCCGCAGCGCCGCCGACGTGCGTTTCGATGCCAGCCAGCGCCTGGTGCACCTGCTCGAAGGTGAACTGCAACTGACCGTGGCCGGCGATAGCCGACCGCTGCAACTGCGCAGCGAACACGGCCTGCTGAACCTGGGCAACGGCCGCTACAACCTGCGCCAGTTCGCCGGCTACAGCCAGTTGGCGGTGTTCGAAGGCAGCGTCAGCCTGGCCGGCAATCGCCTGGGGGCGGGCCAGCAAGCGCGCTTCAACGGCCCGCATTGGCAGGCCAGCCAGGCCCTGGACAGCAACCTCGGGGCCTGGGTCGACGGCATGCTGGTGGCTGCGCACATGCCCCTTGGCGCGTTTCTCGACGAGCTCGGCCGCTACCGCCGCGGCCAGCTCAACTGTGCACCCGAGGTGGCCAGTTTGCTGATCTCCGGCAGTTATCCGCTGGCCGACAGCGAACGCATTCTCGACCTGCTCGAGGTGGCACTGCCGGTGCGCGTGCGGCGCTTTACCCGCTACTGGGTGACGGTCGAAGCGCGGGCCTGA
- a CDS encoding sigma-70 family RNA polymerase sigma factor, whose amino-acid sequence MPSAPPSSLEGLYLDHHNWLTGWLRRRLGCPDSAADLAQDTFMRLLQGRETPLLNEPRAFLTTVAKRVLCNHYRRQDLERAYLQALAQLPEALAPSEEHRAIIFETLLELDRLLDGLPLVVKRAFLMAQVDDLSYAEIGAQLGISLATVKRYLNKAAMRCYFAL is encoded by the coding sequence GTGCCCAGCGCTCCCCCTTCCTCGCTCGAAGGCCTCTACCTCGACCATCACAACTGGCTCACTGGCTGGTTGCGCCGGCGTCTGGGCTGCCCCGACAGCGCCGCCGACCTGGCCCAGGACACCTTCATGCGCCTGCTCCAGGGCCGCGAAACGCCGCTGCTCAACGAGCCGCGGGCGTTCCTCACCACCGTCGCCAAACGCGTGCTGTGCAACCATTACCGCCGCCAGGACCTGGAGCGCGCCTACCTCCAGGCGCTGGCGCAGTTGCCCGAGGCACTGGCACCGTCGGAAGAACACCGGGCAATCATTTTCGAAACCCTGCTGGAGCTCGACCGCCTGCTCGACGGCCTGCCACTGGTGGTCAAGCGCGCGTTCCTGATGGCCCAGGTCGACGACCTGAGTTACGCCGAGATCGGCGCGCAACTGGGCATCTCCCTGGCCACGGTCAAGCGCTACCTGAACAAGGCGGCCATGCGCTGTTACTTCGCCCTGTGA
- a CDS encoding ligand-gated channel protein, producing MSPTFSKSCLALTLCSLYTAQATAQNQPLELDNMVVTASGFSQQIKDAPASISVITREQIENKSYRDVTDALRDVPGVVVTGGASSSDISIRGMASKYTLMLVDGKRQDSRATRPNSDGAGIEQGWMPPLEAIERIEVVRGPMSSLYGSDAMGGVINIITRKVTPQWYGGVRTEATFQDRSDSGNYNSTNAFISGPLVDNLVGLQLYGQRSRRDEDHIVNGFNEQSTDSATAKLSFTPDEHNDITLEAGKSEQERNSHVGRSASRSASRNDYDRTNFSITHSGRWDSLTSESYLQREKIENPGRRMELENTVLNSQVSFFSDSHITTFGGQYKYEDLSDEGNQLASAASVNQLTRWSWALFAEDEWRLTEAFALTGGLRMDRDENYGTHWSPRLYGVYHPTEQWTIKGGVSSGYRSPDIRAAVDDWGQITGGGGDPAIIVGNSSLKPEKSLSQEIGFIWDNLEGFSTGLTLFNTDFKDKITETRRCTDSTGNASGQCQIGGTSYKFISDRVNVDEAQMRGIEATLDWDITQTVSLATNYTFTASEQKSGPQKGKALNQMPRHMFNATLDWQATDQLGTWARLNYRGKTSDYLGRTTMSDGTPSYTFVDFGGTYRVTKNVKLLAGMYNVFNKEVDYDNYQTVLDGRRYTMGVDLSF from the coding sequence GTGTCCCCGACTTTCAGTAAATCCTGCCTCGCGCTTACCCTCTGCTCGCTCTACACCGCGCAAGCCACAGCTCAGAACCAGCCGCTGGAGCTGGACAACATGGTGGTGACTGCGTCGGGTTTCTCCCAGCAGATCAAGGATGCGCCGGCATCGATTTCGGTGATTACCCGCGAGCAGATCGAGAACAAGTCCTACCGTGACGTCACCGATGCCCTGCGCGATGTGCCGGGCGTGGTGGTCACCGGTGGCGCCAGCTCCAGCGACATCAGCATTCGCGGCATGGCCTCCAAGTACACCCTGATGTTGGTCGACGGCAAACGCCAGGACTCGCGTGCCACCCGCCCGAACAGTGACGGCGCCGGTATCGAACAGGGCTGGATGCCGCCGCTGGAAGCCATCGAGCGCATCGAAGTGGTGCGCGGGCCGATGTCTTCGCTGTATGGCTCCGACGCCATGGGTGGGGTGATCAACATCATCACCCGCAAGGTCACCCCGCAGTGGTACGGCGGCGTGCGCACCGAAGCAACCTTCCAGGACCGCTCCGACTCGGGCAACTACAACAGCACCAACGCCTTCATCTCCGGGCCCCTGGTCGACAACCTGGTCGGCCTGCAGCTGTACGGCCAGCGCTCGCGCCGCGACGAAGACCATATCGTCAACGGCTTCAACGAGCAGAGCACCGACAGCGCTACGGCCAAGCTGTCGTTCACCCCGGATGAACACAACGACATCACCCTCGAAGCGGGCAAGTCCGAGCAGGAGCGCAACTCCCACGTCGGCCGTTCGGCCAGTCGTTCCGCCAGCCGTAACGACTACGACCGTACCAACTTTTCCATCACCCATTCCGGGCGCTGGGACAGCCTTACCAGCGAAAGCTACCTGCAGCGCGAAAAGATCGAGAACCCGGGCCGGCGCATGGAGCTGGAAAACACTGTGCTTAATTCGCAGGTGTCGTTCTTCAGCGATTCGCACATCACCACCTTCGGTGGCCAGTACAAGTACGAAGACCTCAGCGACGAAGGCAACCAACTGGCCTCGGCGGCCAGCGTCAACCAGCTGACCCGCTGGTCGTGGGCCCTGTTTGCCGAAGACGAATGGCGCCTGACCGAAGCCTTCGCCCTGACCGGTGGCCTGCGCATGGACCGCGACGAAAACTACGGCACGCACTGGTCGCCACGCCTGTACGGGGTCTACCACCCGACCGAGCAGTGGACCATCAAGGGGGGTGTATCCAGCGGCTACCGCTCGCCGGACATCCGCGCCGCCGTCGATGACTGGGGCCAGATCACCGGTGGCGGTGGCGACCCGGCGATCATCGTCGGCAACTCCAGCCTCAAGCCGGAGAAGAGCCTGAGCCAGGAAATCGGCTTTATCTGGGACAACCTCGAAGGATTCTCCACCGGCCTGACCCTGTTCAACACCGACTTCAAGGACAAGATCACCGAGACCCGCCGCTGCACCGACAGCACCGGCAATGCCTCGGGCCAGTGCCAGATCGGCGGTACCTCGTACAAGTTCATCAGTGACCGGGTCAACGTTGACGAGGCGCAGATGCGCGGCATCGAAGCGACCCTGGACTGGGACATCACCCAGACCGTGTCGCTGGCCACCAACTACACCTTCACCGCCTCCGAGCAGAAGAGCGGCCCGCAGAAAGGCAAGGCCCTGAACCAGATGCCGCGGCACATGTTCAACGCCACCCTCGACTGGCAGGCCACCGACCAGCTGGGCACCTGGGCGCGCCTGAACTACCGCGGCAAGACCTCGGACTACCTGGGCCGCACCACCATGTCCGACGGCACGCCGTCGTACACCTTCGTCGACTTCGGCGGCACCTACCGGGTGACCAAGAACGTCAAGCTGCTGGCCGGTATGTACAACGTCTTCAACAAGGAAGTGGACTACGACAACTACCAGACCGTGCTGGACGGCCGCCGCTACACCATGGGCGTCGACCTGTCGTTCTGA
- a CDS encoding DUF3649 domain-containing protein, translating into MKSKAAGLPISYRLAVTSRSLAAVFGGYLLAAMASVCITLLLPVPRAEAVISGMMLSFLFYLVAFLWCFACRSAWQAWLGVLVPSLVLAMISGLAYWMKNP; encoded by the coding sequence ATGAAAAGCAAAGCCGCCGGGCTGCCCATCAGCTATCGCCTGGCCGTGACTTCCCGCAGCCTGGCTGCCGTGTTCGGTGGCTACCTGCTGGCGGCCATGGCCAGCGTCTGTATCACCCTGCTGTTGCCGGTTCCGCGTGCCGAGGCGGTGATCAGCGGCATGATGCTGTCGTTCCTGTTCTACCTGGTGGCTTTTCTCTGGTGCTTCGCCTGTCGTAGTGCCTGGCAGGCCTGGCTGGGAGTACTGGTGCCGAGCCTGGTGCTGGCGATGATCAGCGGCCTGGCCTACTGGATGAAAAACCCATGA
- a CDS encoding PepSY-associated TM helix domain-containing protein — protein sequence MKEGFRQAMAWLHTWTGLIFGWLLFAIFLTGTMSYFKEEISHWTQPEVPSRALDPAASLDLAQRYLQEHAPTAGSWFIELPNAREPALSVSWPKAGGGRRDFTSKTLDPATGAELQARETRGGNFFYRFHFQLEMPHPWGRWLSTFAAFIMLLGLVTGIITHKKIFKEFFTFRPGKGQRSWLDGHNAIGVLVLPFHLMISYSSLVIFMAMVMPASIIASYGDNTRGFFNDLFGGQSQVQAAGTAAPLLPLPQLYAKVQEQAPGANLAWVEVQNPGDQNARVRFARHAGDRIAHQRGGGWLFDGVNGTLEGGSQIEATPVLISGGMYGLHMGIFAGPWLRWLYFFFGLAGTAVIGTGLVMWLGKRQLKHAKSGTQPFELRLVEVLNIASMSGLLLGVAAFFWANRLLPIGLEGRADWETNCFFLLWALSLVHAMLRRGRRAWAEQLGLGALMWAGLPLLNGLTTGQGLNHSLAVGDWAMAGFDLTALASGLFLAWAASKMWRAPLVAPKRKPKAAPGTLIESEVN from the coding sequence ATGAAAGAGGGCTTTCGCCAGGCCATGGCCTGGCTGCATACCTGGACCGGGCTGATCTTCGGCTGGTTGCTGTTTGCGATTTTCCTGACCGGGACCATGTCCTACTTCAAGGAAGAAATCAGCCACTGGACCCAGCCGGAAGTACCCAGCCGGGCGCTGGATCCGGCGGCCAGCCTGGACCTGGCCCAACGCTACCTGCAAGAGCATGCACCGACTGCGGGCAGCTGGTTCATCGAGTTGCCCAACGCTCGCGAACCGGCGCTGAGCGTGAGCTGGCCCAAGGCTGGAGGCGGGCGCCGCGACTTCACTTCCAAAACCCTCGACCCTGCCACCGGCGCCGAATTGCAGGCGCGCGAGACCCGTGGCGGCAATTTTTTCTACCGTTTCCATTTCCAGCTGGAAATGCCTCACCCCTGGGGCCGCTGGCTGTCGACCTTTGCCGCGTTCATCATGCTCCTGGGCCTGGTGACCGGGATCATTACCCACAAGAAGATCTTCAAGGAGTTCTTCACCTTCCGCCCGGGCAAGGGCCAGCGTTCCTGGCTCGACGGGCATAACGCCATCGGCGTATTGGTGCTGCCGTTTCACCTGATGATCAGCTACAGCAGCCTGGTGATCTTCATGGCCATGGTCATGCCGGCCAGCATCATCGCCAGCTATGGCGACAATACCCGTGGCTTTTTCAACGACCTGTTCGGCGGCCAGAGCCAGGTCCAGGCCGCCGGCACCGCGGCGCCGTTGCTGCCCTTGCCGCAGCTGTACGCCAAGGTCCAGGAGCAGGCGCCCGGGGCCAATCTTGCCTGGGTCGAGGTACAGAACCCCGGTGACCAGAACGCCCGGGTCCGGTTCGCCCGCCATGCTGGTGACCGCATTGCTCACCAGCGCGGCGGTGGCTGGCTGTTTGACGGGGTTAACGGCACGCTTGAGGGCGGCAGCCAGATCGAGGCCACGCCGGTGCTGATTTCCGGCGGCATGTACGGCCTGCACATGGGCATTTTCGCCGGGCCGTGGCTGCGCTGGCTGTACTTCTTCTTTGGCCTGGCCGGCACCGCAGTGATCGGCACCGGCCTGGTCATGTGGCTGGGCAAGCGCCAGCTCAAGCATGCCAAGAGCGGCACCCAGCCGTTCGAGCTGCGCCTGGTCGAGGTGCTCAACATCGCCAGCATGAGCGGCTTGCTGCTGGGTGTGGCGGCGTTCTTCTGGGCCAACCGCTTGTTGCCGATCGGCCTTGAAGGCCGTGCCGACTGGGAGACCAACTGCTTCTTCCTGCTCTGGGCCTTGTCACTGGTGCACGCCATGCTGCGCCGCGGCCGCCGAGCCTGGGCCGAGCAACTGGGCCTCGGCGCGCTGATGTGGGCGGGCTTGCCGCTGCTCAACGGCCTGACCACCGGCCAGGGCCTGAACCACTCGCTCGCCGTCGGCGACTGGGCCATGGCTGGTTTCGACCTGACCGCCTTGGCCAGCGGCCTGTTCCTGGCCTGGGCTGCCAGCAAGATGTGGCGGGCGCCGCTAGTCGCGCCCAAGCGCAAGCCCAAGGCCGCGCCTGGCACGTTGATTGAAAGCGAGGTGAACTGA
- a CDS encoding DUF3325 domain-containing protein, giving the protein MLAIALFGFAGFAALCLAMDKHYKDLLGQPPSNARRAALRVAGWALLALALLLAVRHSGWAMGLVELFAVLMAGVTLWVFLLPYQPRLLLGLAAASVVLAPLTALASL; this is encoded by the coding sequence ATGCTGGCTATTGCCCTGTTTGGTTTTGCCGGCTTCGCCGCCCTGTGCCTGGCCATGGACAAGCACTACAAGGACCTGCTCGGACAGCCACCGAGCAATGCGCGGCGTGCGGCGCTGCGGGTGGCGGGCTGGGCGCTGCTGGCCCTGGCGCTGTTGTTGGCGGTGCGCCACAGCGGCTGGGCCATGGGCCTGGTCGAGCTGTTCGCGGTGCTGATGGCCGGCGTCACCCTCTGGGTGTTCCTCCTGCCTTACCAGCCGCGCCTGCTGCTGGGCCTGGCGGCGGCCAGCGTGGTGCTGGCGCCATTGACTGCCCTGGCGTCGCTGTAG
- a CDS encoding RNA polymerase sigma factor, with protein sequence MVNEPLDLPAEGGNDTDGASGRARFVQVFLAQRAQMEALVSRRIGCRATASDLIQELFLRFWRRPQVKVEALDTYLLRCAGNIAIDHLRSEGARERVNDSLQLEVADEHVSAPQVALEVNSDLQRIEAALRQLPERTRQIFLLNRIHGRKYAEIAKAMGLSQSAVEKHMMRALEACKASIELPPASTRKPGKAP encoded by the coding sequence TTGGTCAACGAGCCGCTCGATCTACCCGCCGAAGGTGGCAACGACACCGACGGGGCCAGCGGGCGCGCGCGATTTGTGCAGGTGTTTCTCGCCCAACGGGCGCAGATGGAAGCCCTGGTCAGCCGCCGCATCGGCTGCCGGGCCACCGCCTCGGACCTGATCCAGGAGTTGTTCCTGCGCTTCTGGCGCCGGCCGCAGGTCAAGGTCGAGGCGCTCGATACCTACCTGCTGCGCTGCGCCGGCAATATCGCCATCGATCACCTGCGCAGCGAAGGTGCCCGCGAGCGGGTCAACGACAGCCTGCAACTGGAGGTGGCCGACGAGCATGTCAGCGCACCGCAAGTGGCGCTGGAGGTAAACAGCGACCTGCAGCGCATCGAGGCGGCGTTGCGCCAACTGCCCGAGCGTACCCGGCAGATCTTCTTGCTCAACCGCATTCACGGGCGCAAGTACGCCGAGATCGCCAAGGCCATGGGCCTGTCCCAGAGTGCGGTGGAAAAACATATGATGCGCGCCCTGGAGGCGTGCAAGGCGAGTATCGAGCTGCCGCCGGCCAGCACCCGCAAGCCAGGGAAAGCACCATGA
- a CDS encoding FecR domain-containing protein: protein MTDITAAQHQAALGWLSRINEQPQLAERAEFKRWLLAHPAHGRAYAQAQALWRLSEAPASLLAAEDDPALQGYLRAMQQPPAGRTWRRVATLAAAACLVLALGTAAGWHPAYWLDDLQADYVTAPGQVEEVVLADNSHMTLDAGSAVSVDFSEGQRQVTIRRGAAFFHVTHTGAPFVVEAAKGETRVLGTRFEVRKHNGGARVTVLDGRVAVTAEPGRLQQQLSGGQQVAYRHGTASAVEAVDSESRLAWRQGWLNYYQVPLSTVIDDLARYYPGRIIVLDSELGKRKVSGSFPASQPLAALDSLGAVLGFKRNTLLERVTLIR, encoded by the coding sequence ATGACTGACATCACCGCCGCGCAGCACCAGGCCGCACTGGGATGGCTGAGCCGGATCAACGAGCAACCGCAACTGGCCGAGCGCGCCGAGTTCAAGCGCTGGTTGCTCGCCCATCCGGCCCATGGCCGCGCCTATGCCCAGGCCCAGGCGTTGTGGCGCCTGAGCGAAGCGCCGGCGAGCCTGTTGGCAGCCGAGGACGACCCGGCCTTGCAAGGCTATTTGCGCGCCATGCAGCAACCGCCAGCGGGGCGCACCTGGCGCCGTGTCGCCACCTTGGCTGCCGCTGCCTGCCTGGTACTGGCGCTGGGCACCGCTGCCGGCTGGCATCCGGCCTACTGGCTGGATGACCTGCAGGCGGATTACGTCACGGCGCCGGGGCAAGTCGAGGAAGTGGTGCTGGCCGACAACTCGCACATGACCCTGGATGCTGGCAGCGCCGTGTCGGTAGATTTCAGCGAGGGTCAGCGCCAGGTGACGATCCGCCGTGGCGCGGCGTTCTTTCATGTCACCCACACCGGCGCGCCGTTCGTGGTCGAGGCGGCAAAGGGCGAGACGCGGGTACTCGGCACCCGCTTCGAGGTGCGCAAGCACAATGGCGGCGCGCGGGTCACCGTGCTCGATGGCCGGGTGGCGGTGACCGCCGAGCCCGGGCGCTTGCAGCAACAGCTGAGCGGCGGCCAGCAGGTGGCCTACCGCCACGGCACCGCCAGCGCCGTCGAAGCGGTGGACAGCGAATCGCGCCTGGCCTGGCGCCAAGGCTGGCTCAATTACTACCAGGTACCGCTGAGCACGGTGATCGACGACCTGGCCCGCTACTATCCAGGGCGCATCATCGTGCTCGACAGCGAACTGGGCAAACGCAAGGTCAGCGGCAGCTTCCCGGCCAGCCAGCCGCTGGCGGCGCTGGATTCGCTCGGCGCGGTGCTGGGCTTCAAGCGCAATACCCTGCTGGAGCGGGTGACGCTGATCCGCTGA
- a CDS encoding TonB-dependent receptor translates to MKFTPSAARSFSIWLSVSALATAGAFPLGAVAAQQVYVFAQPSKPLVQALNDFSRLTGQSVIYTTDLPALNAPALHGSLSAEQALQQLLGNSGFAARRVDARTLTLEPLDAGAALKLDVTTVNSQADADYSYQPPASSSVMRSQALIMQTPQAINVVPAQVLKDQAPRNLDDALANVSGVTQGNNFGGTQDTVMKRGFGDNRDGSIMRDGMPIVQGRSLNASTERVEVLKGPASLLYGIQDPGGVINVVSKRPRLQQYNALNLRGSTYGSGKNGSGGGLDSTGALGQSNFAYRLVLDHEDEDYWRNFGTHRESLVAPSLAWFGEDTQVLLAYEHREFLYPFDRGTAIDPRTNHPLDIPSTRRLDEPFNDMQGRSDLYRLEVDHQLSDDWKAHFGFSYNRETYDASQVRVTAVNAARGTLSRSMDGTRGALSSDRFATASLEGKVQLAGMQHDLLFGLDNEYRKVYRADLIRQGSLSTFSYLDPVYGREVEGTSVRDSDSAQTDKLRSDSLFFQDSIHLDEHWILVAGARYQMYDQLAGRGRPFKANTNTNGQAWVPRVGLVYKVDEQLSLYGSYSESFKPNSSIAPLTGGLVLDSGIEPEEGKSWELGAKLDMPGALTGTLALFDIRKRNVLVANFDSATGDTLYSNAGEVRSRGIELDLTGQLNERWSLIGNYAFTDAEVTQDPTLEGNRLQNVARHSGSLSAVYDAGSLFGGDRLRLGAGARYVGERAGNAENDFELPDYTVADAFASYETRLDEHKVRLQLNVKNVFDRTYYSSAVNRNFVSVGDARQVSLSSTLEF, encoded by the coding sequence ATGAAGTTCACCCCCTCGGCAGCGCGCAGCTTTTCAATCTGGCTCAGTGTCTCGGCCCTGGCCACAGCGGGCGCATTCCCCCTGGGCGCGGTGGCCGCGCAGCAGGTCTATGTGTTTGCCCAGCCGAGCAAGCCGCTGGTGCAGGCACTCAATGACTTCAGCCGGCTGACCGGGCAAAGCGTGATCTATACCACCGACCTGCCGGCGCTCAACGCCCCGGCCCTGCACGGCAGCCTCAGCGCCGAGCAGGCCCTGCAGCAACTGCTGGGCAACTCGGGTTTTGCCGCACGCCGGGTCGATGCCCGCACCCTGACCCTCGAACCACTCGATGCCGGCGCTGCGCTCAAGCTCGACGTGACCACGGTGAACTCGCAAGCCGATGCCGACTACAGCTACCAGCCGCCAGCCAGCAGCTCGGTGATGCGCAGCCAGGCTTTGATCATGCAGACGCCCCAGGCGATCAACGTGGTGCCGGCCCAGGTGCTCAAGGACCAGGCCCCGCGCAACCTCGACGATGCCCTGGCCAACGTCAGCGGCGTGACCCAGGGCAACAACTTCGGCGGCACCCAGGACACGGTGATGAAGCGTGGCTTTGGCGACAACCGTGACGGCTCGATCATGCGTGACGGCATGCCGATCGTGCAGGGCCGCAGCCTCAATGCCAGCACTGAGCGGGTCGAAGTGCTCAAGGGCCCGGCTTCGTTGCTGTATGGCATCCAGGACCCGGGCGGGGTGATCAACGTGGTCAGCAAGCGCCCGCGACTGCAGCAATACAACGCCCTGAACCTGCGCGGCTCGACCTATGGCAGCGGCAAGAACGGCAGCGGTGGCGGCCTGGACAGCACGGGTGCCCTGGGCCAGAGCAACTTCGCCTACCGCCTGGTGCTCGACCATGAAGACGAAGACTACTGGCGCAACTTTGGTACCCACCGTGAATCGCTGGTGGCGCCGTCGCTGGCCTGGTTCGGCGAAGACACCCAGGTGCTGCTGGCCTACGAGCACCGCGAGTTTCTCTACCCGTTCGACCGCGGCACGGCCATCGACCCGCGCACCAACCACCCGCTGGACATCCCCAGCACCCGGCGCCTGGACGAGCCGTTCAACGACATGCAAGGGCGCTCGGACCTTTACCGCCTGGAGGTCGATCATCAGCTCTCGGACGACTGGAAAGCCCACTTCGGTTTCAGCTACAACCGCGAAACCTACGACGCCAGCCAGGTGCGGGTGACCGCCGTCAACGCCGCCCGCGGCACCCTGAGCCGAAGCATGGACGGCACCCGCGGCGCGCTCAGCAGCGACCGTTTCGCCACCGCAAGCCTGGAGGGCAAGGTGCAACTGGCGGGTATGCAGCATGACCTGCTGTTCGGCCTCGACAATGAGTACCGCAAAGTCTACCGCGCCGACCTGATCCGCCAGGGCAGCCTCAGCACTTTCAGTTACCTCGACCCGGTGTATGGCCGCGAAGTCGAGGGCACCAGCGTGCGCGATAGCGACAGCGCACAGACCGACAAGCTGCGCAGCGACTCGTTGTTCTTCCAGGATTCTATCCACCTCGATGAACACTGGATTCTGGTCGCCGGTGCGCGCTACCAGATGTACGACCAGCTCGCCGGGCGCGGGCGGCCGTTCAAGGCCAATACCAACACCAACGGTCAGGCCTGGGTGCCGCGGGTGGGGCTGGTGTACAAGGTTGACGAGCAGCTGTCGTTGTATGGCAGCTACAGCGAATCGTTCAAGCCCAACTCCAGCATCGCCCCGCTGACCGGCGGCCTGGTGCTGGATTCGGGGATCGAACCGGAGGAGGGTAAATCCTGGGAACTGGGCGCCAAGCTCGACATGCCGGGGGCGCTGACCGGCACCCTGGCGCTGTTCGACATCCGCAAGCGCAACGTGCTGGTGGCCAACTTCGATTCCGCTACCGGCGACACGCTCTACAGCAACGCCGGCGAGGTGCGCTCGCGCGGCATTGAGCTGGACCTGACCGGGCAGTTGAACGAGCGCTGGAGCCTGATCGGCAACTATGCCTTCACCGACGCCGAGGTCACCCAGGACCCGACGCTTGAAGGCAATCGCCTGCAGAACGTGGCGCGCCACAGCGGCTCGCTGTCGGCGGTGTATGACGCCGGCAGCCTGTTCGGTGGCGACCGCCTGCGCCTGGGCGCCGGGGCGCGCTATGTCGGCGAGCGGGCCGGCAACGCCGAGAACGATTTCGAGCTGCCGGACTACACCGTCGCCGATGCCTTCGCCAGTTACGAAACCCGCCTGGACGAACACAAGGTGCGCTTGCAATTGAACGTCAAGAACGTGTTCGACCGCACCTATTACAGCTCGGCGGTGAACCGCAACTTTGTCTCGGTGGGCGATGCGCGCCAGGTCAGCCTGTCCAGCACCCTCGAATTTTAA